TTCGAGGGCACGATGCACCTTTCCGGTCACGTAAGAGAACTGTCGCCAGTCTAGGGCAACCTCTCACACGATTCGGGCCAACCGCCCAGCATTCGAGGCTGAAATCCCCGGAAACGCGGGCTTCCGAGCGATACGACGAAACGCCCCGCTCGGTGGTCGAGGGGGCGTTCCGAAGGCGAAGCGAGCGCTGTGCGCTGATGCTCCGGCGGGCTCAGTGGAAGCTGTCGCCGCAGGCGCAGCTGCCGGCCGCGTTCGGGTTGTCGATCGTGAAGCCCTGCTCCGAGATCGTGTCCTTGAAGTCGATCGACGCGCCGTCGAGGTACGGGACGCTCATGTCGTCGACGATGACCTCGACGCCGCCGAAGTCGACCGTCTTGTCGCCCTCGAGATAGCGCTCGTCGAAGTACAGCTGGTAGATCAGGCCGCTGCATCCACCCGGCTGGACGGCCACGCGGAGACGCAGGTCGTCGCGGCCCTCCTGCTCGAGCAGGCTCTTCACCTTGGCGGAGGCCGCGTCGGTGAGCAGCACGCCGTGGGCGGCAGTGGTCTCTTCGGTCGACAGTGCGGTGTCGGTCATGACTCTCCTCGCGGTCGGCGCACTGGGCGCTGCGGATGCCTCGATTCTACGACG
This genomic interval from Microbacterium sp. 4R-513 contains the following:
- the erpA gene encoding iron-sulfur cluster insertion protein ErpA, whose product is MTDTALSTEETTAAHGVLLTDAASAKVKSLLEQEGRDDLRLRVAVQPGGCSGLIYQLYFDERYLEGDKTVDFGGVEVIVDDMSVPYLDGASIDFKDTISEQGFTIDNPNAAGSCACGDSFH